A single region of the Fibrobacter sp. genome encodes:
- a CDS encoding peptidylprolyl isomerase, which produces MKIFKKFFVATLLSGLVALGCAEGKVFNKDYSGIKAIEATITTHEGVIVIDLDFKSAPNTVANFVDLANSGFYNGLTFHRVIPGFMIQGGDPQGNGQGGPGYTIDDEISKLKHEAGVISMANRGPNTNGSQFFITHTAQPHLDGKHTVFGKVLSGHDVVCRIEQNDPIINIKIVEKK; this is translated from the coding sequence ATGAAAATCTTTAAGAAGTTTTTTGTTGCGACTTTGTTGAGTGGACTTGTTGCCCTTGGCTGTGCCGAAGGAAAGGTCTTTAACAAGGATTATTCTGGTATCAAGGCTATCGAGGCGACCATCACTACTCATGAAGGCGTGATCGTTATTGATTTGGATTTCAAGTCTGCTCCGAATACTGTTGCAAATTTTGTTGACTTGGCCAATAGCGGCTTTTATAACGGACTTACGTTCCATCGTGTCATTCCTGGATTTATGATCCAGGGCGGCGACCCCCAGGGCAATGGCCAGGGCGGTCCGGGTTACACGATCGATGATGAAATTAGCAAGTTGAAGCATGAAGCAGGTGTCATTTCCATGGCAAACCGCGGACCCAATACCAATGGATCCCAGTTCTTCATCACTCATACTGCTCAACCTCATCTGGACGGCAAGCACACTGTTTTCGGTAAGGTGCTTTCCGGCCATGACGTTGTCTGCCGCATTGAACAGAACGATCCCATTATTAACATCAAAATTGTGGAAAAGAAGTAA